The Gymnodinialimonas sp. 57CJ19 genome includes a window with the following:
- the infA gene encoding translation initiation factor IF-1, with protein MAKEEMLEFPGVVKELLPNATFLVELENGHTIIAHTAGKMRKNRIRVLAGDKVQVEMTPYDLSKGRINYRFK; from the coding sequence ATGGCTAAGGAAGAGATGCTCGAATTTCCTGGTGTCGTTAAGGAACTCCTGCCCAACGCGACATTCCTGGTCGAGCTCGAAAACGGCCATACCATTATCGCGCACACGGCAGGCAAGATGCGCAAGAACCGCATCCGGGTTCTGGCAGGCGACAAAGTTCAGGTTGAAATGACCCCCTACGATCTGTCCAAAGGCCGGATCAACTACCGCTTCAAGTGA
- a CDS encoding Maf family protein yields MKLILGSGSPRRVEILAVLGLTPDDIRPPDIDEAPLNGELPRAYVDRIIKGKAAAVPSDAGDVVLCADTTVAVGRRILGKPSDEAQAREFLTLLGGRRHRVLTGIAVKSDKGLSTRIVESRVKMKRLSKVELDGYIATGDWQGKAGGYAIHGPAGAFIPWISGSHSAIVGLPMVETAQLLQAAGIEVWKT; encoded by the coding sequence ATGAAGCTCATTCTCGGCTCTGGCAGCCCGCGTCGCGTTGAAATTTTGGCGGTCTTGGGTCTCACGCCCGATGATATCCGCCCCCCCGATATCGACGAAGCCCCCCTGAATGGCGAACTGCCCCGCGCCTATGTGGACCGGATCATCAAGGGCAAAGCGGCTGCCGTGCCGTCCGATGCGGGCGATGTGGTGCTCTGCGCTGACACGACCGTGGCCGTGGGCCGCCGCATCCTTGGCAAGCCAAGCGATGAGGCCCAGGCCCGCGAATTCCTGACCCTTCTGGGCGGACGCCGCCACCGGGTTCTGACTGGTATCGCGGTGAAATCTGACAAGGGCCTGTCCACACGCATCGTCGAAAGTCGTGTGAAGATGAAGCGCCTCAGCAAGGTAGAGCTGGACGGCTACATCGCCACGGGCGATTGGCAGGGCAAGGCAGGCGGCTACGCCATCCACGGTCCCGCGGGCGCTTTCATCCCGTGGATATCGGGCAGCCACTCGGCCATTGTCGGCCTGCCAATGGTGGAAACCGCGCAGCTTCTGCAAGCGGCGGGTATAGAGGTGTGGAAAACATGA
- a CDS encoding ribonuclease E/G: protein MKGTVVLLDEVAGRRAAALMVDGKLHDIFIDPPEGAAPGVGAISRAKADRPLKGQGGITLNLGNGDKGYMRRAKDIAPGDVFLVQVSGVAEPGKAAPVTPDLIFKSRYAIVTPFKPGLNVSRAIRDEDERDRLLEIAHDVGVYREDYGIIVRSSAEGVDAEEVRQDIYLMCKTATATLAEFTPGHAAPPEWLLDADDAHTRAWREWDAPDEVIEGGFADNGVLEAVDAALAARQPLSGGAYAYVEATRALVAVDVNTGADHSLAAGLKANLALVRDLPRLTRIKGLGGQITLDLAPMPKRDRKQVEDAVKKAFRLGGGDVVVAGWTPLGMLELTRKRDRAPLAQVWPR, encoded by the coding sequence ATGAAAGGCACAGTCGTTCTTCTAGATGAAGTCGCAGGCCGCCGCGCCGCCGCGCTGATGGTGGACGGGAAACTGCACGATATCTTCATCGACCCGCCCGAAGGGGCGGCCCCCGGTGTTGGCGCGATCTCTCGGGCAAAAGCTGACCGGCCGTTGAAAGGGCAGGGCGGGATCACCTTGAATCTGGGCAATGGCGACAAAGGCTACATGCGCCGCGCGAAGGATATCGCGCCGGGCGATGTGTTTCTGGTGCAGGTCTCGGGCGTGGCAGAACCGGGCAAAGCGGCCCCCGTGACGCCGGACCTGATCTTCAAATCCCGCTATGCGATTGTGACGCCGTTCAAGCCTGGCCTAAACGTCAGCCGTGCGATCCGGGACGAGGACGAGCGCGACCGGCTGTTGGAAATCGCCCATGACGTGGGCGTGTACCGCGAGGACTACGGCATCATCGTCCGGTCCAGCGCCGAAGGTGTCGACGCCGAGGAGGTCCGCCAGGACATCTACTTGATGTGTAAGACCGCGACGGCGACCCTTGCGGAATTCACGCCGGGCCACGCCGCTCCGCCGGAATGGCTGCTCGATGCCGACGACGCCCACACCCGCGCGTGGCGCGAATGGGACGCGCCTGACGAGGTGATCGAAGGCGGGTTTGCCGACAACGGCGTTCTGGAAGCCGTCGATGCGGCACTGGCCGCGCGTCAGCCGCTGTCCGGCGGTGCCTATGCCTATGTGGAGGCCACCCGTGCCCTCGTGGCAGTGGATGTGAACACCGGCGCCGACCACTCCCTCGCCGCCGGGTTGAAAGCCAACCTCGCGCTGGTCCGAGACTTGCCACGCTTGACACGGATCAAGGGGCTCGGTGGGCAGATCACCCTCGACCTCGCGCCGATGCCCAAACGCGACCGCAAGCAGGTGGAGGACGCCGTGAAAAAGGCGTTCCGTCTGGGGGGCGGTGATGTGGTCGTGGCGGGCTGGACCCCGCTGGGGATGCTGGAGCTGACCCGCAAGCGCGACCGTGCCCCCTTGGCACAGGTCTGGCCGCGATAG
- a CDS encoding lytic murein transglycosylase — MRMTRRTFGAGGACAALSGCVGGIGGGGGLGIGSAGDGGPSTDPEFMPQPNASYSEWLTGFRARARAAGISDDTLTRGLRNAGYLPGVVERDRNQTEFRRTTEDYLALVAGDDDVSLGRSRFATHRSVLNEVEARYGVPAEICCAVWGVESRYGTRLGDIPVISAVSTLAWEGRRGRFFEAQTIAALRIIQNGDTTPDRLLGSWAGAMGHTQFIPTTYEEHAVDFRGDGRRDIWSNDPTDSFASTASYFNRSGWRTGEPWGMEVQLPSGFSATTGRDTRRSVASWREAGVRRAGGGALPDHGSAAIYAPGGAGAPAWMLFHNFNVILRYNNSTNYGIGVGYLSDRIAGGGPLRQEFGADASGLTQSQRRQLQEALNRAGYDAGTPDGVIGSGTEAAIEAYQAANGLPVTGEPSAALLRRLR, encoded by the coding sequence ATGCGTATGACACGGCGGACATTTGGGGCGGGCGGCGCTTGTGCGGCTTTGAGCGGCTGTGTCGGCGGGATTGGCGGCGGGGGCGGTCTGGGCATCGGCTCGGCCGGGGATGGGGGGCCATCGACCGATCCCGAGTTCATGCCGCAGCCCAATGCCTCCTACAGTGAGTGGCTCACCGGGTTTCGGGCCCGCGCAAGGGCGGCGGGGATCTCGGACGATACGCTGACGCGCGGGCTGCGTAACGCGGGCTACCTGCCTGGCGTGGTGGAGCGGGACCGCAACCAGACGGAGTTCCGGCGGACCACGGAAGATTACCTCGCCCTGGTGGCGGGCGACGACGATGTCAGCCTTGGGCGGTCGCGTTTTGCTACCCATCGCAGCGTCCTGAACGAGGTCGAGGCGCGCTACGGCGTGCCCGCTGAAATCTGCTGTGCCGTCTGGGGCGTAGAGAGCCGATACGGCACCCGTTTGGGCGATATTCCGGTGATTTCGGCGGTCTCCACGCTGGCATGGGAAGGGCGGCGCGGGCGCTTCTTTGAGGCGCAGACAATCGCCGCGCTCCGCATCATCCAGAACGGCGACACGACGCCCGATCGCCTGCTGGGATCCTGGGCGGGCGCGATGGGACATACGCAATTCATTCCAACCACTTACGAGGAGCATGCCGTCGATTTCAGGGGCGACGGACGGCGCGATATCTGGAGCAATGATCCGACCGACTCATTCGCCTCTACCGCGAGCTATTTCAACCGCTCGGGGTGGCGCACCGGAGAGCCTTGGGGGATGGAAGTGCAGCTGCCCAGTGGGTTCAGCGCGACGACGGGGCGCGACACCCGCCGATCGGTCGCCAGTTGGCGCGAAGCGGGCGTGCGGCGGGCCGGTGGCGGCGCCCTGCCCGACCACGGATCAGCGGCGATATATGCCCCCGGCGGGGCCGGTGCGCCGGCGTGGATGCTGTTCCACAACTTCAACGTGATCCTGCGTTACAACAACTCCACCAACTACGGGATCGGGGTTGGATATCTGTCTGATCGTATCGCCGGAGGGGGGCCCCTGAGGCAGGAATTCGGTGCCGACGCCAGCGGTCTGACCCAGTCCCAACGCCGCCAATTGCAGGAGGCCTTGAACCGCGCCGGATACGACGCGGGCACCCCCGATGGGGTCATTGGATCGGGCACGGAAGCGGCGATTGAGGCGTATCAGGCGGCCAATGGGCTGCCCGTGACGGGCGAGCCATCGGCGGCGCTGTTGCGGCGGTTGCGGTAG
- the yacG gene encoding DNA gyrase inhibitor YacG, translated as MPCPICEKDTDKTFRPFCSKRCADVDLGRWLNESYAVPSTDPEDMEQALSEAAQAAPKIH; from the coding sequence TTGCCTTGCCCGATTTGTGAAAAAGACACCGACAAAACCTTCCGCCCCTTCTGCTCCAAGCGCTGCGCAGACGTGGACCTGGGGCGCTGGCTGAACGAATCCTACGCGGTTCCCTCCACCGACCCGGAGGACATGGAACAAGCTTTGTCCGAGGCCGCACAGGCCGCCCCCAAAATACACTAA
- a CDS encoding Stf0 family sulfotransferase produces MTKLPSRSYVICTTPRSGSTLLCKLLAATGVSGMPDSHFHTPSVERWLAVYGLDETQFASREAAVQAVFEAALARGMANTDIFGLRMQRGSFGFFMEQLSYLSPIPMSDVERIESVFLRKTCAVEQKYAKLTFAFEVQ; encoded by the coding sequence TTGACCAAGCTTCCGTCGCGCTCCTATGTGATCTGCACAACTCCCCGCAGTGGGAGCACGTTGCTGTGCAAGTTACTTGCGGCAACTGGCGTGTCTGGAATGCCAGACTCGCACTTCCATACGCCCTCGGTTGAACGGTGGTTGGCCGTCTATGGGCTTGATGAAACGCAGTTCGCCTCGCGGGAGGCGGCTGTTCAAGCGGTCTTCGAGGCGGCGCTGGCCCGAGGCATGGCCAACACCGACATCTTCGGCCTGCGCATGCAGCGGGGCAGTTTTGGCTTCTTCATGGAGCAGCTTTCGTATCTGTCGCCAATTCCCATGAGTGACGTTGAACGTATCGAGAGCGTTTTCTTAAGGAAGACATGCGCGGTTGAGCAGAAATACGCGAAGCTGACATTTGCATTTGAAGTTCAATAG
- a CDS encoding TIR domain-containing protein: MGYRNKTYVIFDGDEDMWAYAFMKGWKQNKNIDFDFHDAHDLNTITNASSEENTKRKLRERFSGAKQAVVLVGESTKNLYRFVRWEIEVCQTLGLPIVAVNLTD, encoded by the coding sequence TTGGGTTATCGCAATAAAACATATGTTATTTTTGACGGCGATGAGGATATGTGGGCCTACGCCTTCATGAAGGGTTGGAAGCAGAACAAAAACATCGACTTTGACTTCCACGACGCTCATGATTTGAACACGATTACAAACGCGTCCAGCGAAGAGAATACAAAGCGAAAACTCCGTGAGCGTTTTTCTGGCGCAAAGCAGGCGGTCGTGCTGGTCGGAGAATCGACCAAAAATCTATACCGTTTCGTGCGTTGGGAAATTGAGGTCTGCCAAACGCTTGGACTGCCGATCGTTGCAGTCAATCTTACGGACTAA
- a CDS encoding DUF4231 domain-containing protein, producing the protein MKSGDYPALFRSSDEASNAAQATYLWLIRLQYGLLVSAAAVALWFDRLPNLLLLFAFIVGASTTLLIFMSVKKPEKDWYGCRALAESIKTSTWRYMMRAEPFENVPQLNEVRIKYAAFLKEILDANNHVQESISRRPHAGDQITLKMDEVRARPLSERQDLYLVERINEQRGWYVKNVKKNRRRFVGWIIFCVFVQGSAIALVLLRSSQPEFFSIWPSEPLLVVAAASLGWIQIKKFNELASAYSLTAHEIGIIQTRLKMVNGEQEFSEFVNEAERAFSREHTQWVARQND; encoded by the coding sequence GTGAAATCAGGAGATTACCCAGCTCTATTTCGATCTTCTGATGAAGCTTCCAACGCGGCACAGGCAACTTATCTTTGGCTGATTCGACTTCAGTATGGGCTTCTTGTATCCGCAGCAGCAGTTGCTCTATGGTTTGATCGGCTACCTAACCTTTTATTGTTGTTTGCGTTTATAGTCGGCGCATCCACAACGCTGCTCATCTTCATGTCTGTGAAGAAGCCGGAGAAGGACTGGTATGGCTGCCGTGCCCTTGCTGAGTCTATTAAGACATCGACTTGGCGTTACATGATGCGCGCCGAACCCTTCGAAAACGTTCCGCAACTCAACGAAGTTAGGATCAAGTATGCCGCCTTTCTTAAGGAAATCTTGGATGCAAACAACCACGTACAAGAATCTATTAGTCGGCGACCTCACGCAGGCGATCAAATAACACTAAAGATGGACGAGGTTCGTGCACGGCCCTTGTCGGAACGTCAGGACCTTTACCTGGTTGAGCGCATCAACGAGCAGCGCGGTTGGTACGTAAAAAACGTGAAAAAAAATCGCCGACGCTTTGTTGGATGGATTATTTTTTGCGTTTTCGTGCAAGGAAGTGCGATTGCGCTTGTTCTTCTCCGTTCAAGCCAACCGGAATTTTTTTCGATCTGGCCAAGCGAGCCGCTTCTCGTTGTCGCTGCTGCATCACTTGGCTGGATACAAATAAAGAAGTTTAATGAATTGGCCTCTGCATATAGCCTTACAGCGCACGAAATTGGGATAATTCAGACGCGCCTAAAAATGGTAAACGGAGAGCAGGAGTTTTCCGAATTTGTTAATGAGGCAGAGAGAGCATTCTCCCGTGAGCATACACAGTGGGTGGCTCGCCAAAACGATTAA
- a CDS encoding IS6 family transposase: MTKRSPFRYFKTSPEIIRLAVMLYVRFPLSLRNVEDLLHERGIDVSHETIRFWWLRFGPMFASEIKKRRSQGLKSSRWRWHLDEVFVKIGGSQHYLWRAVDHEGEVLESYVTKKRDKRAALKFLRKAMRKHGQPEVIVTDKLRSYGAALREIGGADRQETGRWVNNRAENSHLPFRRRERAMLRFRRMRSLQKFASFHASESNHFNQERHLYSRDNFKLKRTAALTEWRILCAD, translated from the coding sequence ATGACCAAACGTTCCCCATTTCGCTACTTCAAAACGAGCCCTGAGATCATCCGCCTGGCCGTGATGCTCTATGTCCGGTTTCCACTTTCACTCCGAAACGTGGAGGATCTGCTCCACGAGCGCGGCATTGATGTGAGTCACGAAACGATCCGATTTTGGTGGCTTCGGTTCGGCCCGATGTTTGCGTCGGAGATAAAGAAACGAAGAAGCCAGGGTCTGAAGTCGAGCCGCTGGCGTTGGCATTTGGACGAGGTGTTTGTGAAGATCGGCGGCAGCCAGCACTACCTCTGGCGGGCTGTAGATCATGAAGGAGAGGTGCTGGAGAGCTATGTCACCAAGAAGCGTGATAAGCGGGCCGCGCTGAAATTCCTAAGGAAAGCAATGCGTAAGCATGGCCAACCGGAAGTAATCGTCACCGACAAGCTTCGCTCCTATGGTGCTGCGTTAAGAGAAATCGGTGGGGCAGATCGACAGGAGACAGGTCGGTGGGTCAACAATCGTGCTGAGAATTCGCACTTACCTTTCCGACGAAGGGAGAGGGCGATGCTCCGCTTCCGGCGGATGCGAAGTTTGCAGAAATTTGCATCCTTTCACGCTTCTGAAAGTAATCACTTCAATCAGGAACGCCACCTCTACTCGCGAGACAACTTCAAGCTCAAACGAACCGCTGCTCTCACCGAGTGGCGGATCCTTTGCGCTGATTAA